Proteins from a genomic interval of Catenulispora sp. GP43:
- a CDS encoding nitroreductase/quinone reductase family protein, protein MGTGTETAGRPPGRAKTLPMQGLVNAFTRAALNTPGVAKGIGKRLILLYVFGRKSGKRYAIPIAYMAHDGKVLIGTQFAWSRNLRTGDPIQVRYKGRLRSADVEVVQDADRVAALYTLMCRDNHAFAKFHNIGFDVQGNPDPAAVREAVRLGARAILLTPQVG, encoded by the coding sequence ATGGGTACTGGGACGGAAACCGCAGGACGCCCGCCCGGGCGCGCTAAGACGCTGCCGATGCAGGGCCTGGTGAACGCCTTTACGCGCGCGGCCCTGAACACGCCCGGGGTGGCCAAGGGGATCGGCAAGAGGCTGATCCTGCTGTACGTCTTCGGCCGCAAGAGCGGCAAGAGGTACGCCATCCCGATCGCCTACATGGCGCACGACGGGAAAGTCCTCATCGGCACGCAGTTCGCCTGGAGCCGCAACCTGCGCACCGGCGACCCGATCCAGGTCAGGTACAAGGGACGGCTGCGCTCGGCGGACGTCGAGGTGGTCCAGGACGCGGACCGGGTCGCCGCGTTGTACACGCTGATGTGCCGGGACAACCACGCTTTCGCGAAGTTCCACAACATCGGCTTCGACGTCCAGGGCAATCCGGACCCGGCCGCGGTGCGGGAGGCCGTGCGGCTGGGGGCTCGGGCGATTCTGTTGACGCCGCAGGTCGGGTGA
- a CDS encoding DUF3039 domain-containing protein: protein MSTPTFEPDTAGSTIVEERVESDYRYDPGDEERFAHYAERDKIMEASVFGTPLTALCGKVWVPSRDPSRFPVCPECKEIFEGLEPGGGDGDAGDGGTS from the coding sequence ATGAGCACGCCGACTTTCGAACCGGACACGGCCGGCTCGACGATCGTCGAGGAACGCGTCGAGTCCGATTACCGCTACGACCCGGGTGACGAGGAGCGCTTCGCGCACTACGCCGAGCGCGACAAGATCATGGAGGCGTCCGTGTTCGGTACGCCGCTGACCGCGCTGTGCGGGAAGGTGTGGGTGCCTTCGCGGGACCCGAGCCGGTTCCCCGTGTGCCCGGAATGCAAGGAGATCTTCGAGGGCCTGGAGCCCGGCGGCGGTGACGGCGACGCTGGGGACGGCGGGACGAGCTGA
- a CDS encoding cold-shock protein gives MAQGTVKWFNSEKGYGFISQDEGGPDVFVHFSAIQSSGYRSLEENQRVEFEVTQGPKGAQAENVRPV, from the coding sequence ATGGCTCAGGGGACAGTCAAGTGGTTCAACAGCGAGAAGGGCTACGGCTTCATCTCGCAGGATGAGGGCGGCCCGGACGTGTTCGTGCACTTCTCCGCCATCCAGTCGAGCGGCTACCGCTCGCTGGAGGAGAACCAGCGCGTCGAGTTCGAGGTCACTCAGGGCCCGAAGGGCGCCCAGGCGGAGAACGTCCGCCCGGTCTGA
- the murA gene encoding UDP-N-acetylglucosamine 1-carboxyvinyltransferase — protein sequence MAQSTASDVLTVHGGAALSGEVRVRGAKNLVPKAMVAALLGHGTSVLHNVPNISDVRIVTGLLEAHGVSVTRGDDPDTLILDPASVEAASDTAVEAHAGTSRIPVLFCGPLLHRLGRAFIPDLGGCKIGDRPIDFHLDALRSFGAVVEKRPEGLLISAPERLRGTHIRLPYPSVGATEQVLLTAVLAEGVTELSNAATEPEIVDLIAVLQKMGAIISVHNDRVVRIIGVDRLDGFTHRAIPDRLETASWACAALATGGDIRVIGATQGEMMTFLNVFRRIGGDFEVDDAPGTPSIRFWHSGGQMRALALETDVHPGLSTDWQQPLVVALTQAHGLSIIHETVYEQRLGFTEALNRMGAQIQLYRECLGGSACRFGQRNFMHSAVISGPTKLHGAELTIPDLRAGFSYLIAALAAQGTSTVHGISLIHRGYEDFEAKLSALGADVEMGIPG from the coding sequence ATGGCCCAGAGCACCGCCTCCGACGTCCTGACAGTGCACGGCGGCGCCGCCCTGTCCGGTGAGGTCCGGGTCCGCGGCGCCAAAAACCTGGTCCCCAAAGCGATGGTGGCCGCGCTGCTCGGACACGGCACGTCGGTGCTGCACAACGTGCCGAACATCTCCGACGTCCGGATCGTCACCGGACTGCTGGAGGCGCACGGCGTCTCGGTCACCCGCGGCGACGACCCGGACACGCTGATCCTGGACCCGGCCTCGGTCGAGGCCGCCAGCGACACGGCGGTCGAGGCGCACGCCGGGACCAGCCGCATCCCGGTCCTGTTCTGCGGTCCGCTGCTGCACCGGCTGGGCCGCGCCTTCATCCCGGACCTGGGCGGCTGCAAGATCGGCGACCGGCCGATCGACTTCCACCTGGACGCGCTGCGCTCCTTCGGCGCGGTGGTCGAGAAGCGCCCCGAGGGCCTGCTGATCTCGGCCCCCGAACGGCTGCGCGGCACCCACATCCGGCTGCCCTACCCCAGCGTCGGCGCCACCGAGCAGGTCCTGCTGACCGCGGTGCTGGCCGAGGGCGTCACAGAGCTCTCCAACGCCGCGACCGAGCCGGAGATCGTGGACCTGATCGCGGTGCTGCAGAAGATGGGCGCCATAATCTCCGTCCACAACGACCGCGTGGTCCGCATCATCGGCGTGGACCGCCTCGACGGCTTCACCCACCGCGCGATCCCGGACCGCCTGGAGACCGCCTCGTGGGCCTGCGCGGCCCTGGCCACCGGCGGCGACATCCGCGTCATCGGCGCGACCCAGGGCGAGATGATGACCTTCCTGAACGTCTTCCGCCGCATAGGGGGAGACTTCGAGGTCGACGACGCCCCCGGCACCCCCTCGATCCGCTTCTGGCACTCCGGCGGCCAGATGCGCGCCCTGGCCCTGGAGACGGACGTGCACCCGGGCCTGTCCACCGACTGGCAGCAGCCGCTGGTGGTGGCGCTGACCCAGGCCCACGGCCTGTCGATCATCCACGAGACGGTCTACGAGCAGCGCCTGGGCTTCACGGAGGCGCTGAACCGCATGGGCGCACAGATCCAGCTCTACCGCGAGTGCCTCGGCGGCAGCGCCTGCCGCTTCGGCCAGCGCAACTTCATGCACTCGGCGGTCATCTCCGGCCCCACCAAGCTGCACGGCGCCGAGCTGACCATCCCCGACCTGCGCGCGGGCTTCAGCTACCTGATCGCCGCGCTCGCGGCGCAGGGCACCTCGACCGTGCACGGCATCAGCCTGATCCACCGCGGCTACGAGGACTTCGAGGCGAAGCTCTCGGCGCTGGGCGCGGATGTGGAGATGGGGATCCCGGGCTGA
- a CDS encoding lactate utilization protein C, with translation MSEAKPAEPVREEGLYGEPSANRILARIRSALRDVPNDERPEDVEVTRDYVDSHAVGDIVDLFVERVEDYRATVVRVGEQDAPAEIARVLAGHGVANLVVPPGFPDALLARYEGSRLSDDPPLTPAELDASDGVITLAAQGIALTGTIVLDADAGQGRRALSLVPDLHVCVVRSSQVAADVPVAVRALVPGRPTTFISGPSATSDIELDRVEGVHGPRTLVVVLISG, from the coding sequence ATGAGCGAGGCCAAGCCGGCTGAGCCGGTGCGCGAAGAAGGCCTTTACGGGGAGCCGTCCGCGAACCGCATCCTGGCGCGCATCCGTTCCGCGTTGCGAGACGTCCCGAACGACGAGCGTCCCGAGGACGTCGAAGTCACCCGCGACTACGTCGACAGCCATGCGGTCGGCGACATCGTCGACCTGTTCGTGGAACGGGTCGAGGACTACCGGGCGACGGTGGTCCGGGTCGGCGAACAGGACGCGCCGGCCGAGATCGCGCGCGTCCTCGCCGGGCACGGAGTCGCGAATCTCGTTGTCCCGCCGGGCTTTCCGGACGCGTTGTTAGCTCGGTACGAAGGCTCGCGGCTCTCCGACGACCCGCCGCTGACCCCCGCGGAGCTGGACGCGTCCGACGGCGTGATCACGCTGGCCGCGCAGGGGATCGCGCTGACCGGGACCATCGTGCTCGATGCCGACGCTGGGCAGGGGCGGCGTGCGCTCTCGCTCGTGCCCGACCTGCACGTGTGCGTCGTGCGGAGCTCGCAGGTGGCCGCCGACGTGCCGGTCGCGGTGCGGGCGCTGGTGCCGGGCCGGCCGACCACGTTCATCTCCGGGCCGTCGGCGACCTCCGACATCGAGCTGGACCGGGTGGAGGGCGTGCACGGGCCGCGGACCCTGGTGGTTGTGTTGATTTCTGGGTGA
- a CDS encoding NAD-dependent malic enzyme, with translation MSASPSVSYSITVRLEAPSYGNAVSGITRAVEDAGGVVTGLDVSGSGRDRLRVDVTIAASSEEHSRAITEELSKIEGVEVGKVSDRTFLMHLGGKIEMSSKVALRNRDELSMAYTPGVARVSLALAENPGDARRLTIKRNTVAVVTDGSAVLGLGNIGPIAALPVMEGKAALFKQFAGVDAWPLCLDTQDTEEIIKVVKAIAPGFAGINLEDISAPRCFEIERRLRQELDIPVFHDDQHGTAIVVLAALTNALKVVGKKLQDVRIVGSGAGAAGTAILKLLIAAGATDITVADYHGVVHAGRDDTHGDGDLRWVAEHTNPGNLTGTLKEALAGADVFIGVSAPRILTGDDIATMAPGAIVFALANPEPEVDPDDALAHAAVVATGRSDYPNQINNVLAFPGVFRGLIDAQSNNVTPEVLVAAARAIASTVNDVDLNPSYIVPSVFHKDLAKTVAEAVVAAVKGEPAQ, from the coding sequence GTGTCCGCGTCGCCCAGTGTGTCCTATTCGATCACCGTCCGTCTGGAGGCTCCCTCCTACGGCAACGCGGTGAGCGGGATCACCAGGGCGGTGGAGGACGCCGGCGGTGTGGTGACCGGTCTGGACGTCTCCGGTTCGGGCCGGGACCGGCTGCGCGTCGACGTCACCATCGCGGCCAGCAGCGAGGAGCACTCCCGGGCGATCACCGAGGAGCTGAGCAAGATCGAGGGGGTCGAGGTCGGCAAGGTCTCCGACCGGACCTTCCTGATGCACCTCGGCGGCAAGATCGAGATGAGCTCCAAGGTCGCGCTGCGCAACCGCGACGAGCTGTCCATGGCCTACACCCCGGGCGTCGCGCGGGTGTCGCTGGCGCTGGCCGAGAACCCCGGGGACGCCCGGCGCCTGACCATCAAGCGCAACACGGTGGCCGTGGTCACCGACGGCTCGGCGGTGCTGGGCCTGGGCAACATCGGGCCGATCGCGGCGCTGCCGGTGATGGAGGGCAAGGCGGCGCTGTTCAAGCAGTTCGCCGGGGTCGACGCCTGGCCGCTGTGCCTGGACACCCAGGACACCGAGGAGATCATCAAGGTCGTCAAGGCGATCGCGCCGGGCTTCGCCGGGATCAACCTGGAGGACATCAGCGCGCCGCGGTGCTTCGAGATCGAGCGCCGGCTGCGCCAGGAGCTGGACATCCCGGTCTTCCACGACGACCAGCACGGCACCGCGATCGTGGTGCTGGCGGCGCTGACCAACGCGCTGAAGGTGGTCGGCAAGAAGCTCCAGGACGTGCGCATCGTCGGCTCCGGCGCGGGCGCGGCGGGCACCGCGATCCTGAAGCTGCTGATCGCCGCCGGGGCCACGGACATCACCGTCGCCGACTACCACGGCGTGGTGCACGCCGGCCGCGACGACACCCACGGCGACGGCGACCTGCGCTGGGTCGCCGAGCACACCAACCCCGGCAACCTCACCGGCACCCTGAAGGAGGCGCTGGCCGGCGCCGACGTCTTCATCGGCGTGTCCGCCCCGCGCATCCTGACCGGCGACGACATCGCCACCATGGCCCCCGGCGCGATCGTCTTCGCCCTGGCCAACCCCGAGCCCGAGGTGGACCCGGACGACGCCCTGGCGCACGCCGCGGTGGTGGCCACCGGCCGCAGCGACTACCCGAACCAGATCAACAACGTGCTGGCCTTCCCCGGCGTCTTCCGCGGCCTGATCGACGCGCAGTCGAACAACGTCACGCCCGAGGTCCTGGTGGCCGCGGCGCGCGCGATCGCCTCGACGGTGAACGACGTCGACCTGAACCCGAGCTACATCGTGCCGAGCGTGTTCCACAAGGACCTGGCCAAGACCGTGGCCGAGGCCGTGGTCGCGGCCGTGAAGGGCGAACCGGCGCAGTAG
- a CDS encoding lactate utilization protein B, whose translation MSRDEVNVVWLGSPTFPKAAHDALQDDQLRRNLKHATTTIRDKRLRAVAELDDWETLRLAGSQIKDRVMRHLDTYLLQLEASVTAAGGVVHWAEDAREAKQIVSDLVRAMGATEVVKIKSMATQEIGLNEELDDDGIEATETDLAELIVQLNHDRPSHILVPAIHRNRSEIRDIFRREMGKHGVPAPDDLTDEPRALAEAARVHLREKFLRAKVAISGANFACADTGTVGVVESEGNGRMCLTLPETLITVMGIEKVLPSFSDLEVFLQLLPRSSTAERMNPYTSLWTGVTPGDGPQEFHLILLDNGRTKTLADTAGRSALHCIRCSACLNVCPVYERTGGRSYGSVYPGPIGAVLTPQLVGIGTSDHADSLPFASTLCGACYDACPVRIDIPEMLVHLRAKVVDAHRGGLPKPEALAMKGARMVFGSPRRLAWAERLGAIGGRVAGIGGGRWLPGPAKKWTGARDVPVPARESFRAWWRKAGRR comes from the coding sequence ATGAGCCGGGACGAGGTCAACGTCGTCTGGCTCGGTTCGCCGACGTTCCCCAAGGCGGCGCACGACGCGCTCCAGGACGACCAGCTGCGCCGCAACCTGAAGCACGCGACGACCACGATCCGCGACAAGCGGTTGCGGGCTGTCGCAGAGCTCGATGACTGGGAGACGCTGCGGCTGGCCGGTTCGCAGATCAAGGACCGCGTGATGCGGCACCTGGACACTTATCTGCTCCAGCTGGAGGCGTCGGTCACCGCGGCCGGCGGCGTTGTGCACTGGGCCGAGGACGCGCGTGAGGCCAAGCAGATCGTCAGCGATCTGGTGCGGGCCATGGGCGCGACCGAGGTCGTGAAGATCAAGTCGATGGCCACCCAGGAGATCGGGCTCAACGAGGAGCTCGACGACGACGGGATCGAGGCCACCGAGACCGATCTCGCCGAGCTGATCGTGCAGCTGAACCACGACCGGCCCTCGCACATCCTGGTCCCGGCGATCCACCGCAACCGCTCCGAGATCCGCGACATCTTCCGGCGCGAGATGGGCAAGCACGGCGTCCCGGCGCCGGACGACCTCACCGACGAGCCGCGCGCGCTGGCCGAGGCGGCGCGCGTGCACCTGCGGGAGAAGTTCCTGCGGGCGAAGGTCGCGATCTCCGGGGCGAACTTCGCCTGTGCGGACACCGGGACCGTCGGGGTCGTGGAGTCCGAGGGCAACGGCCGGATGTGCCTGACGCTGCCGGAGACGCTGATCACGGTGATGGGGATCGAGAAGGTCCTGCCGTCCTTCAGCGATTTGGAAGTGTTCCTGCAACTGCTGCCGAGGTCCTCGACGGCAGAACGGATGAACCCTTATACGTCGCTGTGGACCGGGGTCACGCCGGGCGACGGACCGCAGGAGTTCCACCTGATCCTGCTCGACAACGGCCGGACGAAGACGCTGGCCGACACCGCGGGACGGTCGGCGCTGCACTGCATCCGCTGCTCGGCGTGCTTGAACGTGTGCCCGGTCTACGAGCGGACCGGCGGCCGGTCGTACGGATCGGTGTACCCGGGGCCGATCGGGGCGGTGCTGACGCCGCAGCTGGTCGGGATCGGGACGTCGGATCACGCCGATTCGCTGCCGTTCGCCTCGACCTTGTGCGGGGCCTGCTACGACGCCTGCCCGGTCCGGATCGACATCCCCGAGATGCTGGTGCACCTGCGGGCGAAGGTCGTGGACGCGCACCGGGGCGGATTGCCGAAGCCCGAAGCGCTGGCGATGAAGGGCGCGCGGATGGTGTTCGGCTCGCCGCGCCGGCTGGCCTGGGCCGAACGGCTGGGGGCGATCGGCGGCCGGGTCGCGGGCATCGGCGGCGGACGGTGGCTGCCGGGGCCCGCGAAGAAGTGGACGGGAGCGCGGGACGTGCCGGTTCCGGCGCGGGAGTCGTTCCGGGCGTGGTGGCGGAAGGCGGGACGGCGATGA
- a CDS encoding (Fe-S)-binding protein, with translation MRIALFIACYNDVLFPDTGKAVTAVLERLGHTVEFPMAQTCCGQMHYNTGYRREADSLVGAFNDAFRGYDAIVTPSGSCGGHVRHHHKTETAPNVYEFSEFLVDVLDVTDVGAYYPHRVTYHPTCHSLRLLRVGDKPLRLLRAVEGIELVELPEAESCCGFGGTFAMKNSETSVAMLQDKMDNVRKTGAPTLCASDNSCLMHIGGGLSRIKSGVRTLHLAEILAATR, from the coding sequence ATGCGCATCGCCCTGTTCATCGCCTGCTACAACGACGTGCTCTTCCCCGACACCGGCAAGGCCGTCACCGCCGTGCTGGAGCGGCTCGGGCACACCGTCGAGTTCCCGATGGCGCAGACCTGCTGCGGCCAGATGCACTACAACACCGGCTATCGGCGTGAGGCGGATTCGCTGGTCGGGGCGTTCAACGACGCCTTCCGCGGCTACGACGCGATCGTCACGCCGTCCGGCTCCTGCGGCGGCCACGTCCGGCACCACCACAAGACCGAGACCGCGCCGAACGTGTACGAGTTCTCCGAGTTCCTGGTGGACGTCCTGGACGTGACCGACGTCGGCGCGTACTACCCGCACCGTGTCACCTACCACCCGACGTGCCACAGCCTGCGCTTGCTGCGGGTCGGCGACAAGCCGCTGCGGTTGCTGCGCGCGGTCGAGGGCATCGAGCTGGTGGAGCTGCCGGAGGCCGAGTCGTGCTGCGGCTTCGGCGGGACGTTCGCGATGAAGAACTCTGAGACCTCGGTGGCGATGTTGCAGGACAAGATGGACAACGTGCGCAAGACCGGCGCGCCGACGCTGTGTGCCTCCGACAACTCCTGCCTGATGCACATCGGCGGCGGGCTGAGCCGGATCAAGTCCGGAGTCAGGACCCTGCATCTGGCCGAGATCCTGGCGGCGACGCGATGA
- a CDS encoding YqgE/AlgH family protein: protein MTDAGRDAGEQDGGRAPLERLTGKLLVATTVLVDPNFDRTVVLVVDHDDDGTLGVVLNRPGSLDVEDVLETWAPLAAEPPTVFLGGPVALDSALGIACVRPEAAVPGEEPLGWRQFSGRLGLVDLDAPPEVLAPDLTALRIFAGYAGWGPGQLAGELAQRAWYVVEPELADVFTTEPEELWRRVLRRQGGTMAMVANWTEDPDLN, encoded by the coding sequence ATGACGGACGCAGGGCGCGACGCGGGGGAGCAGGACGGCGGCAGAGCGCCGCTGGAACGGCTGACCGGCAAGCTGCTGGTGGCCACCACGGTCCTGGTCGACCCCAACTTCGACCGCACGGTGGTGCTGGTCGTCGACCACGACGACGACGGCACCCTGGGCGTGGTCCTCAACCGGCCCGGGAGCCTGGACGTCGAGGACGTGCTGGAGACCTGGGCGCCGCTGGCGGCCGAGCCGCCGACGGTGTTCCTGGGCGGCCCGGTCGCGCTGGACTCGGCGCTGGGCATCGCCTGTGTGCGCCCGGAGGCGGCGGTGCCCGGCGAGGAGCCGCTGGGCTGGCGCCAGTTCTCCGGCCGCCTGGGCCTGGTGGACCTGGACGCCCCGCCGGAGGTGCTGGCCCCGGACCTGACGGCGCTGCGGATCTTCGCCGGGTACGCCGGCTGGGGGCCCGGGCAGCTGGCCGGCGAGCTGGCGCAGCGGGCGTGGTACGTGGTGGAGCCGGAGCTGGCCGACGTGTTCACCACCGAGCCGGAGGAGCTGTGGCGGCGCGTGCTGCGCCGGCAGGGCGGGACCATGGCGATGGTGGCGAACTGGACCGAGGACCCTGATCTCAATTAG
- a CDS encoding RICIN domain-containing protein, with the protein MALFAATVLTGALVSAWSGTAQATTHAGPAAIVAMGDSAISGEGAGTDTGDNYVAGTDGPSDYCHRSTKSEIFDTGLSGLTPFDVACSGAQTGDIVSLPQYSAVTGSGGGDYGEPKQDTQLTTIAKADNVKMVVLTIGANDDFDFTGIMEACLDQYFPIPQSQGCRDTIGTAEIQRRAAAVQPKVIAAIQDVRQTMRNAGYADSDYQLVFQSYFTPITPDLRSGVDNYAAKVSNGCPAFTEDLAWGHNLVVPLFSDALRHAAEQVPGVRYLDERRVSYGHEVCAEFTTSPYEYTNGDVIDTSEMTRNGCDQKVLFGGLICMDEIRQSYHLRVAGYEGEGACLGDFYGTANAESYCTLDQQDGTTIKPLTPGQPWMDQVDDGGWFQLTSKADHNVWDFSGGGTDGDSTNGRPLITYAATGGLNQSFVTEIKSDGSYEVDFSGNRNMCLDATGGTAAAGVKLEQWGCNGGANQHWFFKPEGGGYYAVASAQNQNLVATIGGSTDGSGNPVIELQPYSGAANQLWQLNELGIVYLHG; encoded by the coding sequence ATGGCCCTGTTCGCGGCCACCGTGCTGACCGGAGCCCTGGTGTCCGCCTGGAGCGGGACCGCTCAGGCCACCACCCACGCCGGGCCCGCGGCCATCGTCGCGATGGGCGACAGCGCGATCTCCGGCGAAGGCGCCGGGACCGACACCGGCGACAACTACGTCGCCGGTACCGACGGCCCCAGCGACTACTGCCACCGCAGCACCAAGTCCGAGATCTTCGACACCGGGCTGTCCGGCCTCACCCCGTTCGACGTCGCCTGCTCCGGTGCGCAGACCGGCGACATCGTCTCGCTCCCGCAGTACTCCGCGGTCACCGGCAGTGGCGGCGGCGACTACGGCGAGCCGAAGCAGGACACCCAGCTGACCACCATCGCGAAGGCGGACAACGTCAAGATGGTCGTCCTGACCATCGGCGCGAACGACGACTTCGACTTCACCGGGATCATGGAGGCCTGCCTGGACCAGTACTTCCCGATCCCGCAGTCGCAGGGGTGCCGGGACACCATCGGCACCGCCGAGATCCAGCGGCGCGCCGCGGCCGTGCAGCCGAAGGTGATCGCGGCCATCCAGGACGTCCGGCAGACCATGCGCAACGCCGGCTACGCGGACTCCGACTACCAGCTCGTCTTCCAGTCCTACTTCACGCCGATCACCCCGGACCTGCGTTCGGGCGTCGACAACTACGCCGCCAAGGTCTCCAACGGCTGCCCGGCCTTCACCGAGGACCTGGCCTGGGGCCACAACCTGGTGGTGCCGCTGTTCTCCGACGCGCTGCGGCACGCCGCCGAGCAGGTGCCCGGCGTGCGCTACCTGGACGAGCGGCGGGTCAGCTACGGCCACGAGGTCTGCGCGGAGTTCACCACCTCGCCGTACGAGTACACCAACGGCGACGTCATCGACACCTCGGAGATGACCCGCAACGGCTGCGACCAGAAGGTCCTGTTCGGCGGGCTGATCTGCATGGACGAGATCCGGCAGTCCTACCACCTGCGGGTGGCCGGCTACGAGGGCGAGGGCGCGTGTCTGGGCGACTTCTACGGGACGGCGAACGCTGAGTCGTACTGCACCCTGGACCAGCAGGACGGGACGACGATCAAACCGCTGACCCCCGGCCAGCCCTGGATGGACCAGGTCGACGACGGCGGCTGGTTCCAGCTGACCAGCAAGGCCGACCACAACGTCTGGGACTTCTCCGGCGGCGGCACCGACGGGGACTCCACCAACGGCCGGCCGCTGATCACCTACGCGGCCACCGGCGGGCTGAACCAGTCCTTCGTCACCGAGATCAAGTCCGACGGCTCCTACGAGGTCGACTTCAGCGGCAACCGGAACATGTGCCTGGACGCCACCGGCGGGACCGCGGCGGCCGGGGTGAAGCTGGAGCAGTGGGGTTGCAACGGCGGCGCCAACCAGCACTGGTTCTTCAAGCCCGAGGGCGGCGGCTACTACGCGGTGGCCTCGGCGCAGAACCAGAACCTGGTCGCCACCATCGGCGGCTCGACCGACGGGTCCGGGAACCCGGTGATCGAGCTGCAGCCGTACTCGGGCGCGGCGAACCAGCTGTGGCAGCTCAACGAGCTGGGGATCGTCTACCTGCACGGCTAG
- the galE gene encoding UDP-glucose 4-epimerase GalE yields MRLLVIGGAGYVGSVTSAVLVEAGHDVTVVDDLSTGHRDAVPAGAAFRHADVLDQRQLGDVLRAVTEQGPIDAILHFAARSLVGESVAEPVRYFRHNITTTANLLEAMRDHGIGTIVFSSTAACYGEPEATPITEDMPTVPTNPYGASKLAADQMLTFAAPAYGIAAVSLRYFNVAGAYGAQGERHEVETHLIPRLLDVAAGNAPEASVFGTDYPTPDGTAIRDYIHVRDLAEAHLLALTAAKKGEHLICNLGTGTGFSVYEVLEAVRKATGAEVPAAEKPRRAGDPARLVASAERAKTVLGWRPERTELAETVADAWAFYRR; encoded by the coding sequence ATGCGTTTGCTGGTCATTGGGGGTGCGGGGTACGTCGGGTCGGTCACCTCCGCGGTGCTCGTCGAAGCCGGCCACGACGTGACGGTGGTCGACGACCTGTCCACCGGGCACCGGGACGCGGTGCCGGCCGGCGCGGCGTTCCGGCACGCGGACGTGCTGGACCAGCGGCAGCTCGGGGACGTGCTGCGGGCGGTCACCGAGCAGGGCCCGATCGACGCGATCCTGCACTTCGCGGCGCGTTCGCTGGTCGGGGAGTCGGTGGCCGAGCCGGTCCGGTACTTCCGGCACAACATCACCACCACCGCGAACCTGCTGGAGGCGATGCGCGACCACGGCATCGGGACGATCGTCTTCTCCTCGACGGCCGCCTGCTACGGCGAGCCGGAGGCCACGCCGATCACCGAGGACATGCCGACGGTGCCGACGAACCCCTACGGGGCCTCCAAGCTGGCCGCCGACCAGATGCTGACCTTCGCCGCCCCGGCCTACGGCATCGCGGCGGTGTCCCTGCGGTACTTCAACGTCGCGGGCGCGTACGGCGCGCAGGGCGAGCGGCACGAGGTGGAGACCCACCTGATCCCGCGGCTGCTGGACGTCGCGGCCGGGAACGCGCCGGAGGCCTCGGTGTTCGGCACCGACTACCCGACGCCGGACGGGACCGCGATCCGCGACTACATCCACGTCCGGGACCTGGCCGAGGCGCACCTGCTGGCGCTGACCGCGGCGAAGAAGGGCGAGCACCTGATCTGCAACCTGGGCACCGGGACCGGGTTCTCGGTCTACGAGGTGCTGGAGGCGGTGCGCAAGGCCACCGGGGCCGAGGTGCCGGCGGCGGAGAAGCCGCGGCGCGCGGGCGACCCGGCGCGGCTGGTGGCCTCCGCGGAGCGGGCCAAGACCGTGCTGGGCTGGCGTCCGGAGCGGACCGAGCTGGCCGAGACGGTCGCCGACGCGTGGGCCTTCTATCGGCGTTAG